From one Rhodovulum sp. ES.010 genomic stretch:
- a CDS encoding NifB/NifX family molybdenum-iron cluster-binding protein — MRIAVASQNFRTVTSHAGRTRRFFVFEAHPDAPAREVDRIDLPRGMALHDFHGEGHHPLYEAEAIIAGSVGEGFHRRMAARGIAAVATAETDPAEAARAYVEGRLAPAPPHDHDHADG, encoded by the coding sequence ATGCGCATTGCCGTTGCCAGCCAGAATTTTCGCACCGTGACGTCCCATGCCGGCCGGACGCGCCGGTTCTTCGTCTTCGAGGCGCACCCGGACGCGCCCGCCCGCGAGGTGGACCGGATCGATCTGCCCAGGGGGATGGCGCTGCACGACTTCCATGGCGAGGGACATCACCCGCTCTACGAGGCCGAGGCCATCATCGCCGGAAGTGTCGGGGAGGGGTTCCATCGGCGCATGGCCGCCCGCGGCATCGCCGCGGTGGCCACTGCCGAGACCGACCCGGCCGAAGCGGCGCGGGCCTATGTGGAAGGCCGGCTCGCCCCCGCGCCGCCGCACGATCACGACCACGCCGACGGCTGA
- a CDS encoding YdcH family protein — MPRQIAGDGLGARIETLRARHRALDEEVRAEYRRPLPDLARLTALKRERLRLKDTLSDYDGALRTIARAQRTTA, encoded by the coding sequence ATGCCCAGACAGATCGCCGGAGACGGCCTCGGCGCACGGATCGAGACCTTGCGCGCCCGACACCGCGCGCTGGACGAGGAGGTGCGCGCCGAGTATCGCCGCCCCCTGCCCGACCTTGCCCGGCTGACCGCGCTCAAGCGCGAACGTCTGCGGCTCAAGGACACGCTGTCGGACTATGACGGGGCGCTTCGCACCATTGCGCGGGCGCAGCGTACGACGGCGTGA
- the hisC gene encoding histidinol-phosphate transaminase encodes MNRITPQPGILEIAPYVGGQSRIAGRDDVVKLSSNENPFGPSERAKAAFARTAGSLHRYPSTDHAELRAAIGEVHGLDPARVICGVGSDEIITFLCQAYAGPGSEVIYTAHGFSMYRISALAAGATPVEVPERDRTVDVDAILAACTEATRLVFIANPANPTGTMIPAEDTARLADGVPDGALVVLDGAYAEFVDGFDGGKALVEARENVVMTRTFSKIHGLGGLRIGWGYGPDEVIAVLNRVRGPFNLSTTQLDTAEAALRDTDYTDRCRAENARLRAWMVEALNGIGVPTDASFANFVLPRFADPDEAAACDAFLKSQGLIVRQVAGYQLPNCLRITVGDEPACRRVVHAIAQFVERAR; translated from the coding sequence ATGAACCGCATCACGCCCCAGCCCGGGATCCTGGAGATCGCCCCCTATGTGGGCGGACAGTCCCGGATCGCCGGCCGCGACGACGTGGTCAAGCTGTCGTCGAACGAAAACCCCTTCGGCCCCTCGGAGCGGGCCAAGGCCGCCTTCGCGCGCACGGCCGGATCGTTGCATCGCTACCCCTCGACCGACCATGCCGAACTGCGCGCGGCCATCGGCGAGGTGCACGGGCTGGACCCGGCCCGCGTGATCTGCGGGGTGGGCTCGGACGAGATCATCACCTTCCTCTGCCAGGCCTATGCCGGCCCCGGCAGCGAGGTGATCTATACCGCGCACGGCTTCTCTATGTACCGCATCTCGGCGCTCGCGGCCGGCGCCACGCCCGTCGAGGTGCCCGAGCGGGACCGTACCGTCGATGTCGACGCGATCCTCGCCGCCTGCACCGAGGCGACGCGGCTGGTGTTCATCGCGAACCCGGCGAATCCCACCGGCACGATGATTCCGGCGGAAGACACCGCGCGGCTCGCCGACGGCGTGCCCGACGGCGCGCTGGTGGTCCTCGACGGCGCCTATGCGGAATTCGTCGACGGCTTCGATGGCGGCAAGGCGCTGGTCGAGGCGCGCGAGAACGTCGTGATGACCCGCACGTTTTCCAAGATCCACGGGCTCGGCGGCCTGCGCATCGGCTGGGGCTACGGGCCGGACGAGGTGATCGCGGTGCTGAACCGCGTGCGCGGGCCGTTCAACCTGTCGACCACGCAGCTCGACACCGCCGAGGCGGCGCTGCGCGACACCGACTACACCGACCGCTGCCGGGCCGAGAACGCGCGGCTGCGCGCCTGGATGGTCGAGGCGCTGAACGGGATCGGTGTCCCGACCGACGCGAGCTTCGCCAATTTCGTGCTGCCGCGCTTCGCCGACCCGGACGAGGCCGCCGCCTGCGACGCGTTCCTGAAATCGCAGGGGCTCATCGTGCGGCAGGTGGCCGGCTACCAGCTGCCGAACTGCCTGCGCATCACCGTGGGAGACGAGCCCGCCTGCCGCCGGGTGGTCCATGCCATCGCGCAATTCGTGGAGCGTGCGCGATGA
- the rpsD gene encoding 30S ribosomal protein S4, whose amino-acid sequence MTKRTSAKYKIDRRMGENIWGRPKSPVNRREYGPGQHGQRRKGKLSDFGIQLRAKQKLKGYYGDLTEKQFRRIFAEAERVRGDTGEILIGLLERRLDAVVYRAKFVPTIFAARQFVNHGHVLVNGKRVNIPSYRVKEGDVVEVREKSKQMAAVLEAVQLAERDVPDYLEADHSKMTATFVRTPGLSDVPYPVMMEPNLVIEFYAQN is encoded by the coding sequence GTGACCAAACGCACGTCTGCCAAGTACAAGATCGACCGCCGGATGGGCGAGAACATCTGGGGCCGTCCGAAATCCCCGGTCAACCGCCGCGAATACGGCCCCGGCCAGCACGGCCAGCGCCGCAAGGGCAAGCTGTCCGACTTCGGCATCCAGCTGCGCGCCAAGCAGAAGCTCAAGGGCTATTACGGCGACCTGACCGAGAAGCAGTTCCGCCGCATCTTCGCCGAGGCCGAGCGGGTCCGCGGCGATACCGGTGAAATCCTCATCGGCCTGCTGGAGCGCCGGCTCGACGCCGTGGTCTACCGCGCCAAGTTCGTGCCCACGATCTTCGCCGCGCGGCAATTCGTGAACCACGGCCACGTGCTGGTGAACGGCAAGCGCGTGAACATCCCCTCCTACCGCGTCAAGGAAGGCGACGTGGTCGAGGTCCGCGAGAAGTCCAAGCAGATGGCCGCCGTGCTCGAGGCCGTGCAACTGGCCGAACGCGACGTGCCCGATTATCTCGAGGCCGACCATTCCAAGATGACCGCGACGTTCGTGCGCACGCCCGGCCTGTCGGACGTGCCCTACCCGGTCATGATGGAACCGAACCTCGTCATCGAATTCTACGCGCAGAACTAG
- a CDS encoding NAD-dependent 4,6-dehydratase LegB — MDISNSKVLVTGADGFIGSHLVEALVRHGSDVRAFVCYNSFNSWGWLDHADADVLGRFDVVAGDVRDPHAVDAAMQGCDAVLHLAALIAIPFSYQAPDAYVQTNVTGTLNVLQAARRNDVARVVCTSTSETYGTAQFVPITEDHPLNAQSPYAATKVGADQMALSFHQSFDLPVAVLRPFNTYGPRQSARAVIPTIVTQIAGGSRQIRLGALAPTRDFSFVHDVAQGFIQAAECDAAVGQVTNIGAGFEISIGDTAAAIAEAMGAEVEIVQDDARLRPAASEVERLFAGTDKARRLFGWNPAHGGRAGFLRGLAKTAEWFQDPANLAVYKADRYNI; from the coding sequence ATGGATATCTCGAACAGCAAGGTCCTCGTCACCGGCGCCGATGGCTTCATCGGCTCGCATCTCGTCGAGGCACTGGTGCGCCACGGCTCGGACGTGCGCGCCTTCGTCTGCTACAATTCGTTCAACAGCTGGGGATGGCTCGATCACGCCGACGCGGATGTGCTCGGCAGGTTCGACGTGGTCGCGGGCGATGTGCGCGACCCCCATGCCGTCGATGCCGCGATGCAGGGCTGCGACGCGGTGCTGCACCTCGCGGCGCTGATCGCGATCCCGTTCAGCTACCAGGCGCCGGACGCCTATGTGCAGACCAACGTGACCGGCACGCTCAACGTGCTGCAGGCCGCGCGGCGCAACGACGTGGCGCGGGTCGTCTGCACCTCGACCTCGGAAACCTACGGCACCGCGCAGTTCGTGCCGATCACCGAAGACCACCCCCTGAACGCGCAATCGCCCTATGCCGCGACCAAGGTGGGCGCGGACCAGATGGCGCTGTCCTTTCACCAGTCCTTCGACCTGCCGGTGGCGGTGCTGCGTCCGTTCAACACCTATGGCCCCCGGCAGTCGGCGCGCGCGGTCATCCCCACGATCGTCACCCAGATCGCCGGGGGCAGCCGGCAAATCCGCCTGGGCGCGCTGGCGCCGACGCGGGATTTCAGCTTCGTTCACGACGTGGCGCAAGGCTTCATCCAGGCGGCCGAATGCGACGCGGCGGTGGGGCAGGTGACCAATATCGGCGCGGGCTTCGAGATCTCCATCGGCGACACCGCCGCCGCGATTGCCGAGGCGATGGGGGCCGAGGTCGAGATCGTGCAGGACGACGCGCGCCTGCGCCCCGCCGCCTCGGAGGTCGAGCGTCTTTTCGCGGGCACCGACAAGGCCAGGCGGCTGTTCGGCTGGAACCCGGCCCATGGCGGGCGCGCGGGCTTCCTTCGGGGGCTCGCCAAGACCGCCGAGTGGTTCCAGGACCCCGCCAATCTCGCGGTCTACAAGGCCGACCGCTACAATATCTGA
- a CDS encoding LegC family aminotransferase, translating to MVDPDALANDIRETLHAVLGRSEGPVPLHAPEFRGEEEALVVDCIRTGWVSSVGRYVDVFEQAVARACGTRHAVAVVNGTAALEVALRIVGVGPGDEVLMPSLTFIATANAAHHLGAVPHFVDAAPCTLGIDPAALKCHLERIAETREGRTVNRETGRPLAALVPMHVFGHPVEMDALNALAAEYGIPVVEDAAESLGSRYGDRPCGGLARVGALSFNGNKIVTTGGGGAIVTDDADLARHARHLTTTAKVAHAWAFLHDEIGYNYRMPNLNAALGVAQLAQLDDRLARKRRLARAYMDAFAGHDHVAVFAEPAGCRSNYWLNALVLAPGVADARDTVLETLNAAGIMARPVWEPLHSLPIYADAPRAELPVTADLAARIVNLPSSAHLGGASA from the coding sequence ATGGTCGACCCCGACGCCCTCGCCAACGACATCCGCGAAACGCTGCACGCCGTTCTGGGCCGGTCCGAAGGCCCCGTGCCGTTGCATGCGCCGGAGTTCCGCGGCGAGGAAGAAGCGCTGGTGGTCGACTGCATCCGCACCGGCTGGGTGTCCTCGGTTGGGCGCTATGTCGACGTCTTCGAGCAGGCGGTCGCCCGCGCCTGCGGCACCCGGCACGCCGTGGCCGTCGTCAACGGCACCGCCGCGCTGGAGGTCGCGCTGCGGATCGTCGGCGTGGGTCCCGGCGACGAGGTGCTGATGCCCAGCCTCACCTTCATCGCAACCGCGAACGCCGCCCACCACCTCGGCGCGGTGCCGCATTTCGTCGATGCCGCGCCTTGCACCCTCGGGATCGACCCCGCGGCGCTGAAGTGCCATCTCGAGCGGATCGCCGAGACCCGCGAGGGGCGGACGGTCAACCGGGAAACGGGCCGCCCGCTGGCCGCGCTCGTGCCGATGCACGTCTTCGGCCATCCGGTCGAGATGGACGCGTTGAACGCCCTTGCGGCCGAATACGGCATCCCGGTGGTCGAGGACGCCGCCGAGTCGCTGGGCAGCCGCTACGGCGACAGGCCCTGCGGCGGGCTCGCGCGCGTGGGCGCGCTCAGCTTCAACGGCAACAAGATCGTCACCACCGGCGGCGGGGGGGCCATCGTCACCGACGACGCCGATCTCGCCCGGCATGCCAGGCATCTGACCACCACGGCCAAGGTGGCGCACGCTTGGGCGTTCCTTCACGACGAGATCGGCTATAACTACCGGATGCCCAACCTGAACGCGGCCCTCGGCGTGGCGCAACTGGCCCAGCTCGACGACCGCCTGGCGCGGAAACGCCGCCTGGCCCGCGCCTACATGGACGCCTTCGCGGGCCACGACCATGTCGCGGTTTTCGCCGAACCCGCGGGATGCCGGTCCAACTACTGGCTGAACGCGCTGGTCCTGGCGCCCGGTGTGGCCGACGCCCGCGATACGGTTCTGGAGACGCTGAACGCCGCCGGCATCATGGCGCGTCCGGTCTGGGAGCCGCTGCACAGCCTGCCGATCTATGCCGACGCCCCGCGCGCGGAGCTTCCGGTGACCGCCGATCTCGCCGCGCGGATCGTGAACCTGCCCTCCTCGGCGCATCTCGGGGGCGCATCGGCATGA
- a CDS encoding hydrogen peroxide-inducible genes activator — protein sequence MSREPTFKQLRYFVTLAESGHYRKAAERLGITQPSLSLQIANLEEVLGLVLVERGRAGAVLTPAGREVLARAARIIGDVGTLGDMSERMRTGMAGTIRLGATATFGPYILPNVVRRLHERFPELRLYIHEGAPRRLLEDLLAGRHDLILTQLPLQSSDVTVERLFREPLKLAVARTHPLARAARVTDADLAGQTVLSLSRAFTLHGQIEALCREVGANLLQDYEGTSLDALRQMAAMDMGLAFLPALYVQSEITGRGNDVAVLTFRRDRFVRSIGLAWRATAGDEAGYRRFAEIVREVAAGDFRGLVVPEG from the coding sequence ATGAGCCGGGAACCTACCTTCAAGCAGTTGCGCTATTTCGTGACCCTCGCGGAATCCGGCCATTACCGGAAGGCGGCCGAACGGCTGGGCATCACGCAACCTTCGCTCAGCCTGCAGATCGCCAACCTCGAGGAGGTCCTCGGCCTGGTGCTGGTCGAGCGCGGGCGCGCGGGCGCCGTGCTGACGCCCGCCGGGCGCGAGGTGCTGGCCCGCGCGGCGCGCATCATCGGCGATGTGGGCACGCTCGGCGACATGTCGGAACGGATGCGCACCGGCATGGCCGGCACGATCCGCCTGGGCGCGACGGCGACCTTCGGCCCCTACATCCTGCCCAACGTCGTCCGCCGCCTGCACGAACGCTTCCCCGAGTTGCGGCTCTACATCCACGAGGGGGCGCCCCGGCGCCTGCTCGAGGACCTGCTGGCCGGGCGCCACGACCTGATCCTGACCCAGTTGCCTTTGCAGTCCTCGGACGTCACGGTCGAGCGGCTGTTCCGCGAGCCCCTGAAACTCGCCGTCGCGCGGACCCATCCGCTCGCCCGTGCGGCGCGCGTCACGGATGCCGACCTTGCGGGCCAGACGGTGCTCTCGCTCTCCCGCGCCTTCACCCTGCACGGCCAGATCGAGGCCCTGTGCCGGGAGGTGGGCGCGAATCTGCTGCAGGATTACGAGGGCACGAGCCTGGACGCACTGCGCCAGATGGCGGCGATGGACATGGGGCTGGCCTTCCTGCCCGCGCTCTACGTCCAGTCCGAAATCACCGGTCGCGGCAACGATGTCGCGGTCCTGACCTTCCGCCGCGACCGCTTCGTGCGGTCCATCGGCCTGGCCTGGCGGGCAACGGCGGGCGACGAGGCGGGGTATCGCCGGTTCGCCGAGATCGTGCGCGAGGTGGCGGCGGGCGATTTCCGCGGGCTGGTCGTGCCCGAGGGGTAG
- a CDS encoding nucleotidyltransferase family protein, whose amino-acid sequence MTDLEARWRRALLPKTATLTETIENLNAVGIRLVLCVHADGRLYGSVTDGDLRRGLLRGLSMEDAVSEIANPNPLVVPEGTDREIVRALMVANKVQQVPVVDPAGRPVGLHLWDTLDTPPERDNVMVIMAGGKGTRLRPYTESCPKPMLPVAGKPLLQHIVERARSQGISRFVISLNYLGQMIRDHFGDGAALGVRIDYVTEDAPLGTAGALALLDPRPELPFLVTNGDVLTDIDYGEVLEFRARHEAAAVMAVRVYEWANPFGVVEMDGVDIAGFVEKPVIRSHINAGIYAFLPDALDHLERNSPCDMPTLFDRLREAGRRTVAFPMHEPWLDVGRPDDLTLARASLEDEA is encoded by the coding sequence ATGACCGATCTCGAAGCCCGCTGGCGCCGCGCGCTGTTGCCGAAGACCGCGACGCTGACCGAGACCATCGAGAATCTCAACGCGGTCGGCATCCGGCTTGTGCTGTGCGTGCATGCGGACGGGCGGCTTTACGGGTCGGTCACCGACGGGGACCTGCGCCGCGGGCTGTTGCGCGGGCTGTCGATGGAGGACGCGGTCAGCGAGATCGCGAACCCCAACCCGCTGGTGGTGCCCGAGGGCACCGACCGCGAGATCGTGCGCGCGCTGATGGTCGCAAACAAGGTGCAGCAGGTCCCCGTGGTCGACCCCGCGGGCCGCCCCGTCGGCCTGCACCTCTGGGACACGCTCGACACCCCGCCCGAGCGCGACAATGTCATGGTCATCATGGCCGGCGGCAAGGGCACCCGCCTGCGCCCCTATACCGAAAGCTGCCCCAAGCCGATGCTGCCCGTGGCCGGCAAGCCGCTTCTGCAGCATATCGTGGAGCGCGCGCGGAGCCAGGGGATCAGCCGCTTCGTGATCTCGCTCAACTATCTCGGCCAGATGATCCGCGACCATTTCGGCGACGGCGCGGCCCTTGGCGTCCGCATCGACTACGTCACCGAGGACGCGCCCCTCGGCACCGCCGGGGCGCTCGCGCTGCTCGATCCGCGGCCCGAGCTGCCGTTCCTCGTCACCAATGGCGACGTTCTGACCGATATCGACTATGGCGAGGTGCTGGAATTCCGCGCCCGGCACGAGGCCGCGGCGGTGATGGCGGTTCGGGTCTACGAATGGGCCAATCCGTTCGGCGTGGTCGAGATGGACGGGGTGGACATCGCGGGCTTCGTCGAGAAACCGGTGATCCGTAGCCATATCAATGCCGGCATCTATGCCTTCCTGCCCGATGCTCTCGACCACCTGGAGCGGAACAGCCCCTGCGACATGCCCACGCTGTTCGACCGGCTGCGCGAGGCGGGCCGGCGCACCGTCGCCTTCCCGATGCACGAGCCCTGGCTCGATGTCGGGCGCCCCGACGACCTGACGCTCGCCCGTGCGAGCCTGGAAGACGAGGCGTGA